CGAGGCTGCGGTCACCAGCACTTCCAGGGGCGCGCCCGTGTTGGCCGGCGCAGGCACAGTCAGGCTGACTGCCTGGCTCTGTCCCACCGCACCGGCCGGGTCAATTGCGCCGTTAACACTGCTGCCCGACGGCGCCGCCGCGGCGATATATGTGATCTGTCGATCCGAAACATTGAGCTGATTTTCATAATTCCTGAGCTCAAAGCTGATCGTCGCCGCCGTATGCCAGTCGTGCGTGATATGATACACCGGTACGTCCGCCGCGTCTGTCAAAAGGTCGCTGGTGAAATAAAAGTCGCCCTCGGTGGTGGCGATATATGTTTTCATAACGGCCGAGTAAATATAGCTCGCCCACGAAATCGTGTAAAAGGAACCGATCAACAAAGCCGCGGCGATGGCAACAACCGTTAATTTCAGCTTTTTTGCCCGGTAAACCTTTGCCGGATCAAATCGCTTGCTGCGCATGATTTATCCACCTTTTTTATGCCTGCACGGCTGTAAGCTTCAGTACGATATAATCTATCTCGTTTCTGTACCGGTAATGATTGCTCCCGCCCGGCCAGGAGACCGTCAGTACATAAGCCTTTGTTTCTTCCACGTTGGCCGTGAACGACTGGCTCTCACTGACATAACGGTTGCCGAGACGGTTGAAGGCAACGGCGGCTCCCCCCTCTTTTTGCAGCGTGTAGTTTAAAGGAAGGTTGCCGGTGGTTTTCAGTTCCAGGGTAACGTCCTGGTTATAGCCGCTGACCGTTCCGGAGCTGTTCTTGTTGCTTATCCATATCGCAATAGTTTTTGTATCTCCGGGCGCCATGTCGTTGAAATAAAACGTGGCGGCTTCATAATCGATGGCCCATGTTGAAAACTCAATATCCGGCGTCGTCGAACCCGAACCCGGATCACTGCTGTTTTCAGCGCCTGTATTGTTTATCACCGAGCTGAAGCGTGAAAATGAAACACCTGTAACCACAAGCGACACGATAAACAGGTATATAAAACAGTAATACAACTGCTTTAACCTTATATTCAGCTTCAGTCTCTTTTCCCGCTTTGCTCTCATTTCCGGCGCGCCTTTCAATTATCTAATTATCTATCATGGGTGGTTTGTTATTGAGGCGCTACTTGCTCCCCGCTGACGCGGAACAGCACCTTAACCGATTCCCTGGCCTGCAGGGCGTTGACGGCAAAAGTATCGTAATCGTCATAGGCTGCCAAAAGCGAGGTCTGGCAGGCGGTCAAAGCCTCGTTGGCAGCCAGAATCAGCCCATGGTATTGCGCAAAGTGCTCGGCATCCGACAGGGTGCAGGGCGTATCCGCAGCAATATCATGCGGGGGCCAGGTCCCGTCGGCGTTCGGGCTTCCGTGGACCGCCAAATAGTCTTCGACCGCGTTTGCCGCGGCATTGTACCGGTCCAGCAGGCCTCCCGGGCCGTAATATTCATCATATGCATCCTGATAGTAGGGCAGATATCTGCCGGCAATCTCCGTGGAAGGATCCGCCGGCACCACATGGGGCGCCGTCACTGCGGCAATATTTGTATCATTGATATAATAGGACGTGTTCCACTGCCAGTAAACAGTGATTGTAACCTCGTCGTTGCTGCCCGCGGAAAAGTTGGGCGTTCCCGAAAAAATACTGAAATATCCGTCCTCATCGGCAGTGACGTCCTTTGGCCTGAACCAACCCGTGCCATAATATGGAGACGAGCCGGTATATGGAGAAAACACAGTGGGCACAGTGTCGGTCGCGCCGTCGCTTATTTCAGCCGTAATTTTGAAAATAAAGGGCGCGAAGACATCCTGGCCTGCTTCGGTGGCGATAGTAGCTTTGGTCTCCGCGGTAGTCAGCTGCATCAAGTCGGCCGCGTTCATTTTCACATCATAAGTCATGGCGACATCGGAGCCGCCGCCTCTGAAGGTAAAAGATTTTTCACCGAAATCCATCGGTTTAATACTTTGTCCATTAAATAAATCAAAGGTAAACCCCTTGTTGTAGAACTCGCCGTCAATATCATCTTCGCCTCTTGCTCCGAGATTCCATTTGGCAATCAGCGCCGCATCGCCGCCGGAATACACATCGGTATATCTTGCCATGGTCGATGATACTATATTTGAAGACGTAATTACTACAGCCACCAAAAGCGCCATCAGTATTTTACTGATCTTCATATATCATCACCTCATTTTTGTTGCATTCTTACCCGGGCTTTTCGATACAAGTCCCCGCCATAAACGCCAAGGACCAAAAGCAAAACCAGCGCCGCCATGCCTGCCGGTTTTTTGGAGACGACAACGGCCAGGCCGATTTTGGGGATCCGCAAGACCATTTTACCCGCAAACTTATCTGCTGTTAAAAATTCATCGGCGGCATTGTTGTTATCGCCTTTCAAGGTAAACACGCCGTTTTCCTCGCTGACAATGCGGTGGGTAAAAGCGTTTGTCCCGTGTAAATAGGTGACGACATCGCCGACCTTGTATTG
This region of Pelotomaculum schinkii genomic DNA includes:
- a CDS encoding signal peptidase I; its protein translation is MRPKHKEMLVNCVKYLPLGLLALLILINLCLGVNKAVTHAPAPKIFGFSQLVVLSGSMEPAIYPGDVIVIREQAADQYKVGDVVTYLHGTNAFTHRIVSEENGVFTLKGDNNNAADEFLTADKFAGKMVLRIPKIGLAVVVSKKPAGMAALVLLLVLGVYGGDLYRKARVRMQQK